A single window of Syntrophotalea acetylenica DNA harbors:
- the atpB gene encoding F0F1 ATP synthase subunit A, whose protein sequence is MTHPFIFLNWLLEKVRFGLSTDMLAHHGFFQHVTHTWLVMAFLAAIGWLATRRADMVPTGLQNLVEAILVELRRMARETMGSRGVVYFPLIATLALFLLVSNLLGLIPGFAPPTASLNTNLALALTVFAMTHIIGFREHGIRYLKHFTGPIWWLVPLLLPIEIIGHLARPLSLSLRLFGNMYGHEIILMIFFTLVPLLLPIPMMIMGIFVAFIQTFVFTLLSMIYIAGALEEAH, encoded by the coding sequence CATGCTGGCGCATCACGGATTTTTCCAGCATGTCACCCACACCTGGCTGGTGATGGCCTTCCTCGCGGCCATCGGCTGGCTGGCCACGCGACGGGCCGACATGGTGCCGACCGGTCTGCAGAACCTGGTGGAAGCGATACTGGTCGAACTGCGGCGCATGGCCCGTGAAACCATGGGCTCCAGAGGGGTGGTCTATTTTCCCCTGATCGCCACGCTGGCGCTGTTTCTGCTGGTGTCGAACCTTCTTGGCCTGATTCCCGGGTTCGCGCCTCCCACCGCCAGCCTCAACACCAACCTCGCCCTGGCCCTCACCGTATTCGCCATGACCCATATCATCGGCTTTCGCGAACACGGCATCCGCTATCTGAAACATTTCACCGGACCCATCTGGTGGCTGGTGCCTCTGCTGCTGCCCATCGAAATCATCGGTCATCTGGCGCGGCCTCTGTCGTTGTCCCTGCGACTGTTTGGCAATATGTATGGCCACGAAATCATTCTCATGATTTTCTTTACCCTGGTGCCGCTGCTGCTGCCGATCCCCATGATGATCATGGGCATCTTTGTCGCCTTCATCCAGACCTTTGTTTTCACGCTGTTGTCCATGATCTACATTGCCGGGGCGCTGGAGGAGGCACACTGA
- a CDS encoding F0F1 ATP synthase subunit C, whose protein sequence is MDFYTWVVIVAGFGMAIGAMVPAIGQAMAVKTALEGVSRNPGASGKILTTMMIGVAMIESLAIYVFVVVMILLFANPFKDVVLQLLTK, encoded by the coding sequence ATGGATTTTTACACCTGGGTTGTGATTGTCGCCGGTTTCGGCATGGCCATTGGCGCCATGGTGCCCGCCATCGGGCAGGCCATGGCAGTAAAAACCGCCCTGGAGGGCGTGTCCCGCAATCCCGGCGCCAGCGGCAAGATTCTGACCACCATGATGATCGGCGTTGCCATGATCGAATCGCTGGCCATCTACGTGTTCGTCGTGGTCATGATCCTGCTGTTCGCCAATCCTTTCAAGGATGTGGTATTGCAACTGCTCACAAAATAA
- a CDS encoding transposase codes for MPNHFHGILRIVGADPCVRLADKANPSVRTSVQWFKTMTLAAYMRGVNNYGWPRFAGRLWQRNYYERIIRNDDELQHIRRYIESNPARWASDKENPDNWQFRGRCDVFCRNGQEEFSGRLC; via the coding sequence ATGCCCAACCATTTCCACGGGATCCTGCGGATCGTAGGGGCGGACCCATGTGTCCGCCTGGCCGACAAAGCAAATCCATCCGTACGAACCAGTGTGCAATGGTTTAAAACGATGACCCTCGCCGCCTATATGCGGGGTGTCAACAACTATGGCTGGCCACGGTTTGCCGGTCGGCTGTGGCAGCGCAATTATTACGAGCGCATCATCCGCAATGACGACGAATTGCAACACATCCGCAGGTACATTGAAAGCAATCCGGCCCGCTGGGCATCGGACAAGGAAAACCCGGACAATTGGCAATTTCGGGGTCGGTGTGACGTATTTTGTCGCAATGGTCAGGAAGAATTCAGTGGTAGACTATGTTGA
- a CDS encoding CRISPR-associated endonuclease Cas3'', translating to MVDYVEKKGGLRMGSYFWYWGKSSDDGRYHLLPYHCLDVAAVGWLLLAPDKPVTKWLCSKLGVSAEWLRQWFVFCLALHDIGKFATAFQGLKPNLSEHLVPAVQGMPYNERHDSLGFLLWQKVVKPLGAL from the coding sequence GTGGTAGACTATGTTGAGAAAAAGGGTGGATTGAGAATGGGTAGTTATTTTTGGTACTGGGGCAAATCCTCCGATGATGGCAGATATCATCTGTTGCCATATCATTGTCTGGATGTGGCGGCGGTTGGGTGGCTGCTTCTTGCACCGGATAAGCCTGTGACGAAGTGGCTCTGTTCAAAATTAGGTGTCTCCGCTGAATGGCTTCGGCAGTGGTTCGTTTTTTGTCTGGCGCTGCATGACATCGGAAAATTCGCAACGGCTTTTCAGGGCCTCAAACCAAACTTGTCCGAGCATCTCGTCCCAGCCGTACAGGGCATGCCCTACAATGAGCGGCATGACAGTTTGGGGTTTTTACTTTGGCAAAAAGTTGTAAAGCCTTTGGGGGCACTTTAG
- the cas3 gene encoding CRISPR-associated helicase Cas3', with the protein MAKSCKAFGGTLEPGQKIDISAKQLRAFEPWLKIVTGHHGIPPKEVLNRHQDFFTENDEQAAKNFFLGVSHLLLNDINLDILANKQFKKKLQQYSWVLAGITVLADWQGSSLLEDQYRSDEIPLSEYWFKKALPQAKQIAVAANLTPTACAPFAGIHHLFPFIKQPTPLQEWSTSVDVNDQPQLFIFEDVTGAGKTEAAMTLCHRLLAAGAADGVYAGLPTMATANAMYLRLGKAYRRLFGSEKKPSLVLAHGARHLSDAFRESVGLPDNTGENGGYAKGESSGEAYCHAWLADSRKKALLAEVGVGTLDQALLSILPARHQSLRLLGLSRKILLVDEVHAYDPYMNLLLQTLLQAHAANGGSAILLSATLPNAMREDYVQAFCAGVGCEARVLSENADYPLVTHVAPNVFSEVAIETRKEVARSTAIDWLKSEQEALELIREQVEHGRCVCWIRNTVGDARTAFDVLSCCEWLKTERLSLFHSRFAMIDRQRIENETLAFFGKDSDAEMRCGRVLVATQVVEQSLDLDFDVLISDLAPIDLLIQRVGREHRHIRDEGGNRKREKGATDRREPPVFYILAPEPSEAPEETWLKDVLPGTQAVYRHVGQLWLTQQILLKEQVIAPMNNSRTLIEEVFGEEAQDHIPEALRGLSWEAEGDAGGKRGIARLNRLDLSKGYSRRSAEDSGGWDEDTNIPTRLSEPTVDVALVVEINGPLQPYAPVKRYPWDMSMLSLPKREWEDVRKRIPQQWQSRIDELREKEKALTWVEVLPLVDGLLPCYDKDKGWSLNKEVKRESD; encoded by the coding sequence TTGGCAAAAAGTTGTAAAGCCTTTGGGGGCACTTTAGAGCCAGGACAGAAAATTGATATTTCCGCCAAGCAACTTCGTGCTTTTGAACCCTGGCTGAAGATCGTGACCGGCCACCATGGGATTCCCCCCAAAGAGGTTTTGAATCGCCATCAGGATTTTTTTACCGAGAATGACGAACAAGCAGCGAAGAATTTTTTTCTAGGTGTTTCGCATCTTCTTCTGAACGACATCAATCTGGACATTTTGGCTAATAAACAGTTCAAGAAAAAACTGCAACAGTATTCGTGGGTTCTGGCCGGAATAACCGTCTTGGCAGATTGGCAGGGTTCCAGCCTGTTAGAGGACCAGTATCGTTCGGATGAAATCCCGTTGTCTGAATACTGGTTTAAGAAGGCTTTGCCTCAGGCCAAACAGATCGCTGTCGCAGCGAATCTCACCCCGACTGCCTGCGCACCCTTTGCCGGCATTCACCATCTGTTTCCCTTCATTAAACAACCAACCCCTCTACAGGAGTGGTCGACTTCCGTTGACGTTAATGATCAGCCCCAGCTTTTTATATTTGAGGATGTAACCGGGGCGGGGAAAACCGAAGCGGCAATGACGTTGTGTCATCGTTTACTGGCCGCCGGTGCAGCGGACGGTGTTTATGCCGGATTGCCGACAATGGCGACGGCCAATGCCATGTATCTTCGTCTGGGCAAGGCCTATAGACGTTTATTCGGCAGTGAGAAAAAGCCGTCATTGGTCTTGGCGCATGGCGCGCGGCATCTGTCGGATGCCTTTCGTGAATCCGTCGGCTTGCCGGACAACACAGGGGAAAATGGGGGCTACGCAAAAGGGGAGTCAAGCGGCGAAGCCTATTGTCACGCCTGGCTGGCAGACAGTCGTAAAAAGGCCCTGCTTGCTGAAGTCGGCGTAGGAACGCTTGACCAGGCCCTGTTGAGCATCCTGCCCGCAAGACACCAGTCCCTGCGTTTGCTGGGTCTTTCGCGAAAAATCCTGCTTGTTGATGAAGTTCATGCTTACGATCCCTATATGAACCTTTTGCTACAAACTCTTTTGCAGGCCCATGCGGCCAACGGGGGTAGCGCCATCCTTCTTTCCGCGACTTTGCCCAACGCAATGCGGGAGGATTATGTCCAGGCCTTTTGTGCCGGTGTTGGCTGCGAGGCTCGCGTTCTGTCGGAAAACGCGGACTATCCCTTGGTAACGCACGTCGCACCGAATGTGTTTTCTGAGGTTGCGATTGAAACACGAAAGGAAGTTGCGCGTTCCACGGCAATTGACTGGTTGAAGAGCGAGCAGGAAGCTCTGGAACTTATTCGTGAACAGGTTGAACACGGCCGATGCGTCTGTTGGATACGCAACACGGTTGGCGATGCCCGTACCGCGTTCGATGTGTTGTCCTGTTGCGAGTGGCTGAAAACAGAGCGGCTTTCATTGTTTCACAGCCGCTTTGCCATGATCGACAGACAACGCATTGAGAATGAAACCTTGGCCTTCTTTGGTAAAGACTCAGATGCGGAAATGCGTTGTGGCCGGGTGCTTGTCGCCACGCAGGTTGTCGAGCAATCCCTTGATTTGGATTTTGATGTGCTGATTTCCGATCTGGCCCCTATTGATTTGCTGATTCAGCGTGTTGGTCGCGAACATCGTCATATCCGGGATGAGGGCGGCAACAGGAAGCGGGAAAAAGGGGCGACGGATCGGCGTGAACCACCCGTGTTTTACATCCTGGCACCCGAGCCGAGCGAGGCACCGGAAGAAACATGGCTGAAAGACGTTCTGCCGGGTACGCAAGCGGTTTATCGGCATGTCGGCCAGCTTTGGTTGACCCAACAGATTTTGCTGAAAGAACAGGTGATCGCGCCCATGAACAATTCCAGAACCTTGATCGAGGAAGTTTTCGGGGAAGAGGCCCAGGATCACATTCCCGAAGCCTTGCGTGGTCTATCCTGGGAGGCGGAAGGGGATGCCGGCGGAAAACGCGGCATTGCCCGGTTGAACCGGCTGGATCTCTCCAAAGGTTATTCCCGGCGCAGCGCCGAAGATAGCGGCGGATGGGATGAAGATACCAATATCCCCACCCGGCTTTCCGAACCGACGGTGGATGTCGCTCTGGTTGTTGAAATAAATGGACCCTTACAGCCCTATGCTCCGGTGAAAAGATACCCGTGGGATATGAGTATGCTCAGCCTGCCGAAAAGGGAATGGGAAGACGTGCGCAAAAGGATTCCACAACAATGGCAATCGCGTATCGATGAATTGCGCGAAAAGGAAAAAGCGCTTACCTGGGTCGAAGTGCTGCCGTTGGTTGATGGTTTATTGCCCTGTTACGACAAGGATAAAGGCTGGAGCCTGAACAAGGAGGTGAAACGTGAATCTGATTGA
- the casA gene encoding type I-E CRISPR-associated protein Cse1/CasA: MFTKRGTVSVVSPYWAAIALFNVQTTGVLAWGQHRIGLRGNGPITSLVLPTHKDATLWGKLWLNVLSAEDFDSVPGEKELLEKKYIFPWLTDTRLSPDKKPTVPTDGNPLQHYWPMPRRIRLFVEEIDGKCDLSGEPISKGIRKYKRIKDGVYYTGGWMHPLTPHFRKDRLSFASPVLGTHLADDYRDWSALTLNGKLGGDGDKSQCAKNVSAFIHERLEDLNDRGRLWCFGYVAKSADVKRWYDAVFPLLADERTASNMQAWAGELIEAAKVVSDLLRNQLKEAWFKRTKDVKGDMNAVVTEFWQQSEKDFYDLLKRLSDLPGEQRRAPPEIYAFWEQTIRNLALDLFDSWALESPAEDMDMKRIIGARKELEKNLRTSKVMKILREKSTTEKEGKE, translated from the coding sequence TTGTTTACTAAAAGAGGAACAGTTTCAGTTGTTTCTCCTTATTGGGCGGCAATTGCACTGTTCAACGTACAGACGACAGGTGTTTTGGCTTGGGGACAACATCGAATTGGACTTCGGGGAAATGGTCCCATTACTTCATTGGTTTTGCCCACACATAAGGACGCAACTCTGTGGGGAAAATTATGGCTGAATGTGTTGTCTGCTGAAGATTTTGATTCTGTTCCCGGAGAGAAAGAGCTTCTTGAGAAGAAATACATTTTCCCATGGCTGACTGATACCCGATTGAGTCCTGATAAAAAGCCAACAGTTCCTACTGATGGAAACCCTCTTCAACATTATTGGCCGATGCCACGACGAATAAGATTATTTGTCGAAGAAATTGATGGAAAATGTGATTTGAGCGGAGAGCCTATTTCTAAAGGAATTAGAAAATATAAAAGAATCAAAGATGGTGTTTATTATACCGGTGGATGGATGCATCCATTAACTCCTCATTTTCGAAAAGACAGACTGAGTTTTGCGAGTCCTGTTTTGGGAACACATCTGGCTGATGATTATAGGGATTGGTCTGCACTTACGCTTAATGGAAAGTTAGGAGGCGACGGGGATAAAAGCCAATGCGCAAAAAATGTTTCGGCTTTTATACATGAACGATTAGAAGATTTGAATGACAGGGGACGTCTATGGTGTTTTGGGTATGTTGCTAAAAGTGCGGACGTTAAGCGTTGGTATGATGCCGTTTTTCCGCTTTTAGCAGATGAAAGAACAGCCTCAAATATGCAAGCTTGGGCAGGGGAGTTGATTGAAGCAGCAAAGGTCGTTTCCGATTTATTGCGTAACCAGCTCAAGGAAGCCTGGTTCAAACGAACGAAAGATGTCAAAGGCGACATGAATGCTGTTGTCACGGAATTCTGGCAGCAGAGTGAAAAGGATTTCTACGATTTGCTGAAACGACTTTCCGATCTTCCCGGCGAACAGCGCCGAGCACCACCGGAGATCTATGCATTCTGGGAACAGACAATCCGAAATCTCGCACTCGATCTGTTTGATTCCTGGGCGCTGGAATCTCCGGCTGAGGATATGGATATGAAACGGATTATCGGTGCCCGTAAAGAGCTGGAAAAGAATCTTCGCACCAGTAAGGTGATGAAAATATTACGGGAGAAATCCACAACGGAAAAGGAGGGTAAGGAGTGA
- the casB gene encoding type I-E CRISPR-associated protein Cse2/CasB, with the protein MNEQKFWTEEAQQKLRSWFSWLQENRGDRARMRRAETPDDVVLSEPFFNFLRQMPEVWALQQNLPIAAMIAAVLAHVKDNDGKKSFAAQLASTKPGTDRSRMSELRFQQLQKSRTPDEFFRRLIRAVKLADGQVNILSLADSIRRWMNEYRYGTSLKPFDRLAVRWANDYYVAK; encoded by the coding sequence GTGAACGAGCAGAAGTTCTGGACGGAAGAGGCGCAACAGAAATTACGGTCCTGGTTTTCCTGGCTGCAGGAAAATCGCGGCGACCGTGCCCGCATGCGTCGGGCTGAAACGCCGGACGACGTCGTTCTGAGTGAGCCGTTTTTCAATTTTTTGCGGCAGATGCCGGAGGTTTGGGCGTTGCAACAGAACCTCCCCATTGCCGCCATGATCGCGGCTGTCCTTGCCCATGTCAAAGATAACGATGGGAAAAAATCGTTTGCCGCCCAGCTTGCTTCAACGAAACCGGGAACCGACAGGTCCCGCATGAGCGAACTGCGCTTTCAGCAATTGCAGAAAAGCCGTACACCGGATGAATTTTTTCGGCGTTTGATTCGTGCGGTCAAGCTGGCTGATGGACAGGTGAATATCCTCTCGCTGGCTGACAGTATTCGGCGCTGGATGAATGAATATCGTTACGGAACCAGCCTGAAACCTTTTGATCGACTGGCGGTACGCTGGGCCAACGATTACTACGTTGCGAAATAA
- the cas7e gene encoding type I-E CRISPR-associated protein Cas7/Cse4/CasC — MSRFIQLHLLTSYPPANLNRDDLGRPKTAKMGGVDRLRVSSQSLKRAWRTSDLFERAMKDHIGTRTKEMGRKVYARLLEKGIGHKDALAWAGAIAGVFGKLKKLTDNEKKALKDLPATKRREKELVEVEIEQLAFFDQGEELAVLELTNRIAERKEGPQPEELNLLRQKMTSVDIALFGRMLASSPAFNVDAACQVAHAISVHPVVIEDDYFTAVDDLNDGSEDAGAAHIGETGFAAGLFYSYICINHGLLVDNLGGDDNLAQRAIASLTEAAVKVPPNGKQNSFASRAYASYVLAEKGDQQPRALSVAFLKPIDNRTLCRDEQDFGTAAVQALETHRKNLDKVYGNCADEAYAINALTGEGTMADLLDFVIG, encoded by the coding sequence ATGAGTCGTTTTATTCAACTGCATCTGCTGACCTCGTATCCTCCGGCCAATCTCAACCGGGATGATCTCGGACGACCGAAAACCGCAAAAATGGGCGGGGTGGATCGTCTGCGCGTCTCTTCGCAGAGCCTGAAGCGGGCGTGGAGAACTTCGGATTTGTTTGAGCGGGCCATGAAGGATCATATCGGCACGCGAACCAAAGAGATGGGGCGTAAGGTTTATGCGCGGTTACTGGAAAAGGGGATCGGGCATAAAGACGCGTTGGCCTGGGCCGGGGCCATTGCCGGCGTTTTCGGGAAACTGAAAAAACTGACTGACAATGAAAAAAAAGCTCTGAAAGACCTTCCTGCCACAAAACGGCGGGAAAAAGAGCTGGTGGAAGTGGAAATCGAGCAGTTGGCTTTTTTCGATCAGGGAGAAGAGTTGGCCGTCTTGGAGTTGACAAATCGGATCGCGGAAAGAAAAGAGGGTCCGCAACCCGAAGAGTTGAATCTGCTGCGGCAGAAAATGACCTCGGTTGATATTGCGCTTTTCGGCAGGATGCTGGCTTCAAGCCCCGCTTTTAATGTCGATGCCGCCTGCCAAGTGGCGCATGCCATCAGCGTGCATCCGGTTGTGATCGAAGACGATTATTTCACGGCGGTTGATGATCTGAACGACGGCAGCGAAGATGCTGGAGCCGCCCACATAGGCGAAACTGGTTTTGCCGCCGGCCTGTTTTACTCGTACATCTGCATTAACCATGGTCTGCTGGTGGATAATTTGGGTGGTGATGATAACCTGGCGCAACGGGCCATTGCCTCACTGACCGAAGCTGCTGTGAAAGTGCCTCCCAACGGTAAGCAGAATAGTTTTGCCAGTCGTGCTTATGCCAGTTATGTGCTGGCGGAAAAGGGCGATCAACAACCCCGCGCCCTGTCGGTCGCCTTTTTGAAGCCGATCGATAACAGGACGCTTTGTCGCGACGAGCAGGATTTTGGCACCGCCGCAGTTCAAGCCTTGGAGACGCATCGTAAAAACCTGGATAAGGTTTATGGCAATTGCGCGGATGAGGCCTATGCGATTAATGCCCTGACTGGAGAGGGGACCATGGCGGATTTGCTTGACTTTGTAATTGGTTAA
- the cas5e gene encoding type I-E CRISPR-associated protein Cas5/CasD codes for MKHLVFRLYGPLSAWGEIAVGESRHSAVYPSKSALLGLLAAALGVRRDEEERQAELAAGYQFAVKVLRTGSLLRDYHTTQVPDSAGKLVYRTRREELIRGKARLGTILSSREYRCDTMALVAVRANETAPFSLDMVREKLLKPEFHLYLGRKSCPLAVPLDPVVRDWRSFGQALDEIELKSLMVDPADEQRWIPVDNQIRYYWEGEDNILKAQQILTRHDQPLSRVRWQFAQRAENLRIVKGDV; via the coding sequence ATGAAACATTTAGTTTTTCGCCTCTACGGGCCATTGTCGGCTTGGGGAGAGATTGCCGTTGGAGAATCCCGGCATTCCGCGGTTTATCCGAGCAAGTCGGCGTTGCTGGGCTTGCTGGCTGCAGCCCTGGGCGTTCGACGTGACGAGGAGGAGCGCCAAGCTGAACTGGCTGCTGGCTATCAATTTGCCGTCAAGGTTTTGCGGACCGGTTCGTTGTTGCGAGACTATCATACAACGCAAGTTCCAGATTCAGCTGGGAAATTGGTCTATCGGACCCGTCGAGAAGAGTTGATTCGTGGTAAAGCGCGTCTGGGAACTATTCTTTCCAGCCGCGAATATCGCTGTGACACAATGGCTCTGGTCGCTGTCAGGGCCAATGAAACGGCTCCTTTCTCCCTGGATATGGTTCGAGAAAAATTGTTGAAGCCGGAATTTCATCTCTACCTTGGTCGTAAATCTTGTCCTCTGGCTGTTCCCCTTGATCCCGTTGTCAGGGACTGGAGAAGTTTCGGACAAGCTCTCGATGAAATCGAACTCAAATCTTTGATGGTCGATCCCGCTGATGAGCAACGATGGATCCCCGTGGACAACCAGATTCGCTATTACTGGGAGGGAGAAGATAACATCTTAAAGGCGCAACAGATTTTGACCCGTCATGATCAGCCTCTGTCACGAGTCCGTTGGCAATTTGCTCAGCGTGCGGAAAATTTGCGCATCGTGAAGGGGGATGTCTGA
- the cas6e gene encoding type I-E CRISPR-associated protein Cas6/Cse3/CasE — protein sequence MYFSRVQLQPDVQRSSQLSHVLTTNSYGLHQLLWDLFPTEEKRTFLFREEIAKEQLKNQRCVKGESLFYLVSRHKPLNETPIFLVESKKYAPVINKGQQLTFKLRANPIVSRKTPDKKHSVRHDVVMDAQRRLLRELAYCLGFSDVEHLKKSVLRHHVFNAWRESENRSCSEILREVIRANERFESLLEANLTSAQLVDWALKAVSDSALESWLREKGARNGFELVHDESMNGRKRFKFQAEGYRWHAMPKKGRDAGFSSVDFDGELLVVDPELFQAMLFNGIGPAKAFGCGLMMVRRA from the coding sequence ATGTATTTTTCACGTGTCCAGCTTCAGCCGGATGTTCAACGTTCTTCGCAGTTGAGTCATGTTTTAACAACGAACTCTTATGGGCTGCATCAATTGTTATGGGACCTTTTTCCGACAGAGGAGAAACGCACTTTTTTGTTTCGAGAGGAAATTGCCAAAGAACAGTTGAAAAATCAAAGATGCGTTAAAGGGGAGTCTCTTTTCTATCTTGTCTCCAGACATAAACCGTTAAATGAAACCCCCATTTTTCTTGTTGAGAGTAAAAAATATGCGCCGGTGATCAACAAAGGCCAGCAACTCACCTTTAAATTACGCGCAAATCCCATTGTTTCCAGAAAAACACCCGATAAAAAACATTCCGTACGTCATGATGTTGTCATGGATGCCCAACGGCGCTTGCTCAGGGAGCTTGCGTATTGCCTTGGCTTTTCCGATGTCGAGCATCTGAAAAAATCGGTTTTGCGCCATCATGTTTTCAATGCCTGGAGAGAGTCGGAAAATCGATCATGCTCTGAAATATTACGTGAAGTTATTCGGGCCAATGAACGATTTGAGTCGTTGTTGGAAGCAAATCTGACGTCGGCACAGCTGGTTGATTGGGCATTAAAAGCAGTTTCTGATTCCGCGCTTGAATCCTGGCTAAGGGAAAAAGGAGCACGGAACGGTTTTGAGCTTGTCCATGATGAAAGCATGAACGGCAGAAAACGATTTAAGTTTCAGGCAGAAGGTTATCGTTGGCACGCCATGCCGAAAAAGGGCAGGGATGCCGGTTTCAGTTCCGTAGATTTTGACGGTGAACTGCTAGTGGTCGATCCTGAATTGTTCCAGGCAATGCTTTTCAATGGTATCGGCCCCGCCAAAGCCTTTGGTTGCGGGCTGATGATGGTGCGGCGGGCGTAA
- a CDS encoding type II toxin-antitoxin system PemK/MazF family toxin, with amino-acid sequence MARILRGDIRWADLNPVRGSEQGGLRPVLIISQDIFNARSGTVIALAITSQPQRAGFPLTLELTSPALPKKSWVKISQIRTLAVERIGKKLAEASPEELARVV; translated from the coding sequence ATGGCCCGAATACTGAGAGGCGACATCCGCTGGGCCGACCTCAACCCGGTACGCGGCAGCGAACAGGGCGGCTTGCGTCCTGTGCTGATCATCAGCCAGGATATTTTCAACGCCCGCTCCGGCACGGTCATTGCCCTAGCCATCACCAGCCAGCCTCAACGAGCCGGCTTTCCCCTGACCCTGGAACTCACCTCCCCCGCCCTTCCCAAGAAATCGTGGGTCAAGATCAGCCAGATCCGCACCCTTGCCGTGGAACGTATTGGCAAAAAGCTCGCCGAGGCCAGCCCCGAGGAGCTGGCCCGGGTGGTGTAG
- a CDS encoding ribbon-helix-helix domain-containing protein: protein MPKTKVVITLDKKTLSEIDRLVAGHVFPSRSRVIEEALQEKLARMSHNRLARECTKLDPEFEKALAEEGASEELGEWPEY, encoded by the coding sequence ATGCCAAAAACCAAAGTTGTCATCACTCTTGATAAAAAAACCTTGAGCGAAATCGACCGACTGGTAGCCGGCCATGTATTCCCAAGCCGCAGCCGTGTCATAGAAGAAGCGCTCCAGGAAAAGCTGGCGCGAATGAGCCACAATCGCCTGGCCCGCGAATGCACCAAACTGGACCCAGAGTTTGAAAAGGCCCTGGCCGAAGAAGGCGCGAGTGAGGAGCTTGGCGAATGGCCCGAATACTGA
- the cas1e gene encoding type I-E CRISPR-associated endonuclease Cas1e, whose translation MEPVLPQLKPIPMKDRLSVLFVEKGHLDVLDGAFVLVDKTGVRTHIPVGGVACLMLEPGTRVSHAAVTLASRVGCLLVWVGEAGVRLYASGQPGGARADRLLYQAKLALDDAARLKVVRKMYEMRFKEKPPDRRSVEQLRGIEGARVRKMYELLARQYRVPWKNRNYDHTEWGSGDVPNRCLSSATACLYGICEAAILAAGYAPAVGFIHTGKPQSFVYDIADIFKFDTVVPIAFRIAAKKPFDAERQVRLACRDVFRQTKLLSRIIPAIEQVLKAGDLEVPKAHAEAVEVAIPNKEGIGNAGHRG comes from the coding sequence ATGGAACCTGTCCTGCCGCAGTTGAAACCGATTCCGATGAAGGACCGGCTCTCGGTGCTATTCGTCGAAAAAGGCCATCTTGATGTCCTCGACGGGGCGTTCGTGCTGGTCGACAAGACCGGGGTGCGGACCCATATTCCAGTCGGCGGCGTGGCTTGTCTGATGCTGGAGCCTGGCACCCGAGTGTCCCATGCCGCCGTCACTCTGGCGTCCCGGGTTGGCTGTCTGCTGGTCTGGGTAGGCGAGGCGGGGGTTCGGCTTTATGCTTCCGGGCAACCGGGCGGGGCGCGAGCTGATCGATTGTTATACCAGGCTAAGCTCGCTCTGGATGATGCGGCCCGGCTCAAGGTAGTGCGCAAGATGTACGAAATGCGCTTCAAGGAAAAACCTCCGGATCGCCGCAGTGTTGAGCAGTTGCGAGGAATAGAGGGAGCCCGGGTGCGCAAAATGTATGAGTTGCTTGCCCGCCAATACAGAGTCCCTTGGAAAAACAGAAACTATGACCATACCGAATGGGGCAGCGGCGATGTGCCCAACCGATGCCTTTCCTCTGCCACCGCCTGCCTCTATGGTATTTGCGAAGCAGCCATTCTGGCTGCCGGGTATGCGCCGGCGGTTGGTTTTATCCATACAGGTAAACCGCAATCCTTTGTCTATGACATCGCCGATATTTTCAAGTTCGATACAGTTGTTCCGATAGCCTTTCGAATCGCCGCCAAGAAACCGTTTGATGCCGAGCGCCAGGTGCGGTTGGCCTGTCGGGATGTTTTTCGTCAGACCAAGCTTTTGAGCCGTATCATTCCAGCCATCGAACAAGTGTTAAAGGCAGGGGATCTGGAAGTTCCAAAGGCCCATGCAGAGGCCGTTGAAGTGGCGATCCCCAACAAGGAGGGCATCGGCAATGCTGGTCATCGTGGTTGA
- the cas2e gene encoding type I-E CRISPR-associated endoribonuclease Cas2e, with the protein MLVIVVENAPPRLRGRLALWLLEVRAGVYVGKVSRRVREMIWDTVDKGIEEGNAVLAWSTNTESGFDFMTLGVNRRIPKEMDGVKLVSFLPETPSGIQNSGG; encoded by the coding sequence ATGCTGGTCATCGTGGTTGAAAATGCTCCTCCGCGTCTACGGGGGCGATTAGCCCTTTGGCTGTTGGAGGTTCGTGCTGGTGTCTATGTCGGAAAGGTATCTCGACGCGTGCGGGAAATGATCTGGGACACGGTTGATAAGGGTATCGAAGAGGGCAATGCCGTCTTGGCCTGGAGTACCAATACCGAATCCGGTTTCGACTTTATGACCCTTGGTGTCAATCGCCGCATTCCAAAAGAAATGGACGGAGTAAAGCTTGTATCTTTTCTGCCGGAAACCCCGTCAGGCATACAAAATAGCGGTGGCTGA